One part of the Haliaeetus albicilla chromosome 27, bHalAlb1.1, whole genome shotgun sequence genome encodes these proteins:
- the SLC35A4 gene encoding probable UDP-sugar transporter protein SLC35A4, with the protein MVMFGNAAGSANWVLRRGLWGLMLVLSVAIYGSHAPLLTQCKVDGIIPFSSTSVVVLVELTKLVFSLLFLLTWDRELLGVAVSWRHIAPFALSALLYAANNNLVVHMQLFMDPSTYQVLSNLKIVTTALLYSLFLRQRLSMRKWLALLLLVAAGVSYSCGGLQDPGSPSKMQLHITLVGLLLISVYCLISGLSAVYTEAILKTQALPLSLQNLFLYFFGVLLNLIGYFWSSAEGSFLEGFSSWVLVIVVSQALNGLIMSVVMKHSSNITRLFVISCSILVNALLSITLFNLQLTLLFFIAVSCIGLAVHLYYGVT; encoded by the coding sequence ATGGTAATGTTTGGTaatgctgctggctctgcaaaCTGGGTGCTCCGGAGGGGACTGTGGGGACTGATGCTGGTCTTGTCTGTAGCCATATACGGCTCTCATGCTCCCCTCCTGACCCAGTGCAAGGTGGACGGGATAATCCCCTTCAGCTCCACATCTGTCGTGGTTCTTGTCGAGCTGACAAAGCTGGTGTTCTCCCTCCTGTTCCTGCTGACCTGGGACCGGGAGCTGCTGGGAGTCGCCGTGTCGTGGCGCCACATTGCCCCCTTCgccctctctgccctgctgtATGCTGCCAACAACAACCTGGTGGTTCACATGCAGCTCTTCATGGATCCCAGCACCTACCAGGTCTTGAGTAACTTAAAGATCGTCACCACGGCACTCCTCTACAGCCTCTTCCTGCGCCAAAGACTCAGCATGCGCAAATGGCTGGCTCTTctcctgctggtggctgctggggTGAGCTACAGCTGTGGTGGCCTGCAGGACCCTGGCAGCCCCTCCAAGATGCAGCTGCACATCACGCTGGTGGGCTTGTTGCTGATCTCGGTGTACTGCCTGATATCAGGCTTGTCTGCTGTCTACACAGAAGCCATCCTGAAAACCCAGGCACTGCCTCTCAGCCTTCAGAACCTCTTCCTTTACTTCTTTGGGGTCCTGCTCAACTTGATCGGCTACTTCTGGAGCAGCGCAGAGGGCAGTTTCTTGGAGGGATTTTCTTCCTGGGTGCTGGTGATTGTGGTCAGCCAGGCCTTGAACGGTTTGATCATGTCCGTGGTCATGAAGCACAGCAGTAACATCACCAGGCTCTTTGTGATCTCCTGCTCTATCCTGGTCAACGCCCTCCTGTCCATCACCCTCTTCAATCTGCAGCTCACCCTGCTCTTCTTCATTGCTGTCTCATGCATCGGCCTTGCTGTTCACTTGTACTATGGCGTCACGTAG
- the LOC138682404 gene encoding SLC35A4 upstream open reading frame protein, which produces MADDKDPLPKLKDLAFLKDQLESLQRRVEDEVHAGVGQDGSLLASPFLKGFLAGYLVAKLRFSAVLGFVAGTCTGIYAAQNYAIPNVEKTVRDYFSSLKKGRD; this is translated from the exons ATGGCGGACGATAAG GACCCTCTGCCCAAGCTGAAGGACCTCGCCTTCTTGAAGGACCAGCTGGAGAGCCTGCAGCGCAGGGTGGAGGACGAGGTGCACGCTGGCGTGGGGCAG GATGGCTCTCTGCTGGCCTCGCCCTTTCTCAAAGGCTTCCTGGCAGGCTATCTTGTAGCCAAACTTCGCTTCTCGGCTGTCCTGGGATTCGTGGCTGGGACCTGCACAGGAATATACGCTGCTCAGAACTACGCCATTCCCAATGTTGAGAAGACAGTCCGGGACTATTTCAGTTCACTGAAAAAAGGTCGGGACTAG
- the STING1 gene encoding stimulator of interferon genes protein isoform X1, translating to MLGLSRGVSSWMAKPATSTQHCQVPGFPVDGETSRVTCVGGLWCFLQAACSLGSSFHFHFSWCWELRSSTRGTRSLYSPEAPGLCLRPKKSCGCPGWSTEPISPSAGKPRQRLASWLVTAPMSQESRRPSHPTASLIPQARGGRAQRAVYLLLALCAAVLYLAGEPLVPTARSLADHLAVLQIGALLKGTCYLAEEVFHLQSRHRGSFWRALSACFPLHWHGPMLLVCGSAYVALHDGDGQPLGLHLSLASLCQLLVLALGLQKPSAVEVSEMSEKSKQNVAHGLAWSYYVGYLKLVLPRVKKSMEEFSRANPNLLACRETWKLHILVPLSCDVCDDLEKADSNIQYLTDLTEITLTRAGTKKRVYKHSLYAIRDEDNKLWHCAVEYATPLQSLYAMSQDECAAFSREDRLEQAKLFYRTLEEILQGSKECAGTYRLIVYEESGEAETHFLSREILWHLRQQHHEYTVYEGNHPHTPSTTLNSTELNLQISKSDLPQPLRSGCF from the exons ATGTTGGGGCTTTCCAGAGGTGTAAGCTCATGGATGGCGAAACCTGCGACATCCACCCAGCACTGCCAAGTGCCTGGATTTCCCGTGGACGGGGAAACCTCACGAGTAACCTGCGTGGGAGGGCTCTGGTGCTTTCTGcaagctgcctgcagcctcgGTAgctcctttcattttcatttttcttggtgCTGGGAACTGCGCAGCTCCACCCGTGGCACCAGAAGCCTGTACAGTCCAGAGGCTCCGGGTCTCTGTCTGCGGCCCAAAAAGAGCTGTGGCTGCCCAGGCTGGAGCACAGAACCCATTAGCCCCAGTGCAGGAAAACCCAGGCAGCGTCTGGCGTCGTGGCTGGTAACTGCTCCG ATGTCTCAGGAATCGCGGCGGCCGAGCCACCCCACCGCCTCGCTCATCCCCCAGGCCCGTGGAGGGCGAGCGCAGCGTGCCGTGTACCTGCTCCTGGCTCTGTGCGCTGCAGTGCTGTACCTCGCCGGGGAGCCCCTCGTGCCCACCGCCCGCAGCCTCGCCGACCACTTGGCAGTCCTGCAGATCGGGGCGCTGCTCAAGGGAACCTGCTACCTCGCAGAGGAGGTCTTCCACCTCCAATCCAG GCACCGTGGCAGCTTCTGGAGGGCCCTGAGCGCCTGCTTCCCCCTGCACTGGCACGGGCCCATGCTGCTTGTTTGTGGCTCAGCCTACGTGGCTCTTCACGATGGAGATGGGCAGCCACTCGGCCTCCACCTCAGCCTGGCCAGCTTGTGCCAGCTCCTCGTCCTTGCTCTGGGGCTCCAA AAGCCCTCAGCAGTGGAAGTTTCTGAGATGTCTGAGAAGTCCAAGCAGAATGTCGCTCATGGGCTTGCCTGGTCTTACTATGTTGGGTACCTAAAACTAGTCCTACCAC GGGTGAAAAAGTCGATGGAGGAATTCAGCAGAGCCAACCCCAACTTGCTGGCATGCAGGGAGACCTGGAAGCTCCACATCTTGGTCCCTCTGAGCTGTGATGTCTGTGATGACCTGGAGAAAGCTGACAGCAATATCCAGTACCTGACAGACCTCACTGAAATCACCCTGACCCGAGCTGGCACTAAAAAAAGGGTCTACAAACACAGCCTCTATGCAATCAGGGATGAAGACAACAAG ctctggcaCTGCGCAGTGGAGTATGCCACCCCGCTGCAGTCCCTCTACGCCATGTCCCAGGATGAGTGTGCAGCCTTCAGCCGGGAGGACCGCCTGGAGCAGGCCAAGCTTTTCTACAGGACCTTGGAGGAGATCCTGCAAGGCTCCAAGGAGTGTGCGGGTACCTACCGGCTCATTGTGTACGAGG AGTCAGGAGAAGCAGAGACCCACTTCTTGTCCAGAGAGATCCTCTGGCACCTCCGGCAGCAGCATCACGAGTACACCGTGTACGAGGGGAACCACCCACACACCCCATCCACGACCCTCAACTCAACAGAGCTCAACCTCCAGATAAGCAAGTCTGACCTGCCGCAGCCTCTGAGAAGTGGCTGCTTCTAA
- the STING1 gene encoding stimulator of interferon genes protein isoform X2 — MSQESRRPSHPTASLIPQARGGRAQRAVYLLLALCAAVLYLAGEPLVPTARSLADHLAVLQIGALLKGTCYLAEEVFHLQSRHRGSFWRALSACFPLHWHGPMLLVCGSAYVALHDGDGQPLGLHLSLASLCQLLVLALGLQKPSAVEVSEMSEKSKQNVAHGLAWSYYVGYLKLVLPRVKKSMEEFSRANPNLLACRETWKLHILVPLSCDVCDDLEKADSNIQYLTDLTEITLTRAGTKKRVYKHSLYAIRDEDNKLWHCAVEYATPLQSLYAMSQDECAAFSREDRLEQAKLFYRTLEEILQGSKECAGTYRLIVYEESGEAETHFLSREILWHLRQQHHEYTVYEGNHPHTPSTTLNSTELNLQISKSDLPQPLRSGCF; from the exons ATGTCTCAGGAATCGCGGCGGCCGAGCCACCCCACCGCCTCGCTCATCCCCCAGGCCCGTGGAGGGCGAGCGCAGCGTGCCGTGTACCTGCTCCTGGCTCTGTGCGCTGCAGTGCTGTACCTCGCCGGGGAGCCCCTCGTGCCCACCGCCCGCAGCCTCGCCGACCACTTGGCAGTCCTGCAGATCGGGGCGCTGCTCAAGGGAACCTGCTACCTCGCAGAGGAGGTCTTCCACCTCCAATCCAG GCACCGTGGCAGCTTCTGGAGGGCCCTGAGCGCCTGCTTCCCCCTGCACTGGCACGGGCCCATGCTGCTTGTTTGTGGCTCAGCCTACGTGGCTCTTCACGATGGAGATGGGCAGCCACTCGGCCTCCACCTCAGCCTGGCCAGCTTGTGCCAGCTCCTCGTCCTTGCTCTGGGGCTCCAA AAGCCCTCAGCAGTGGAAGTTTCTGAGATGTCTGAGAAGTCCAAGCAGAATGTCGCTCATGGGCTTGCCTGGTCTTACTATGTTGGGTACCTAAAACTAGTCCTACCAC GGGTGAAAAAGTCGATGGAGGAATTCAGCAGAGCCAACCCCAACTTGCTGGCATGCAGGGAGACCTGGAAGCTCCACATCTTGGTCCCTCTGAGCTGTGATGTCTGTGATGACCTGGAGAAAGCTGACAGCAATATCCAGTACCTGACAGACCTCACTGAAATCACCCTGACCCGAGCTGGCACTAAAAAAAGGGTCTACAAACACAGCCTCTATGCAATCAGGGATGAAGACAACAAG ctctggcaCTGCGCAGTGGAGTATGCCACCCCGCTGCAGTCCCTCTACGCCATGTCCCAGGATGAGTGTGCAGCCTTCAGCCGGGAGGACCGCCTGGAGCAGGCCAAGCTTTTCTACAGGACCTTGGAGGAGATCCTGCAAGGCTCCAAGGAGTGTGCGGGTACCTACCGGCTCATTGTGTACGAGG AGTCAGGAGAAGCAGAGACCCACTTCTTGTCCAGAGAGATCCTCTGGCACCTCCGGCAGCAGCATCACGAGTACACCGTGTACGAGGGGAACCACCCACACACCCCATCCACGACCCTCAACTCAACAGAGCTCAACCTCCAGATAAGCAAGTCTGACCTGCCGCAGCCTCTGAGAAGTGGCTGCTTCTAA
- the LOC138682244 gene encoding uncharacterized protein, with protein sequence MDVAPLGLIVEEATEIAVPDAQAAISVYMWGLGAIPALFQGCAQQPPADGCSAMQGAGSLFTLIVERELEGGRHQRSALRILAPGGAIGPCPKPAPAASHPLPDTGCLPWIVERMLEGNSLTFLLLCVTLPDTSREEMLAALQLAKRVKGLAKTISATFWDPVQEVAARRREIRGLRMELLAGAGLSEQKIAVAQLRRALRELQVGECPWPPDGTRMAPIPLQLDEVQAPSWCQDPCLALRVLKSQGWEKKQAAAEVLRTSQMHQPSAKDWVSTGNTALGEQPGTQTPLTSASLEPASQERGDRHTPHAWVADMWARSVTLHGGKKLRSGWKRPQSFI encoded by the exons ATGGATGTTGCACCCCTGGGCCT GATTGTGGAGGAGGCAACAGAAATTGCCGTGCCCGATGCCCAAGCTGCCATCAGCGTCTACATGTGGGGGCTGGGTGCCATCCCAGCACTGTTCCAGGGGTGTGCACAACAGCCCCCCGCAGATGGGTGCTCAGCCATGCAGGG TGCCGGCAGCCTCTTCACTCTCATCGTGGAGCGGGAGCTGGAGGGCGGCAGGCACCAGCGCTCGGCCCTCAGGATCCTGGCACCTGGTGGGGCCATTGGGCCCTGCCCCAAGCC GGCACCGGCTGCCAGCCACCCTCTGCCTGACACTGGCTGCTTGCCCTGGATCGTTGAGCGGATGCTGGAGGGGAACAGCCTGACATTCCTGCTGCTGTGTGTCACGCTGCCAG ACACCTCCAGAGAAGAGATGctggcagccctgcagctggccAAGCGGGTGAAGGGGCTGGCCAAGACGATCTCAGCCACATTCTGGGACCCTGTGCAAGAGGTCGCGGCACGTCGGAGGGAGATCCGAGGGCTGCGgatggagctgctggctggagctgGCCTCTCTGAGCAGAAGATAGCTGTGGCCCAGCTGCGGAGAGCCCTGCGGGAGCTGCAGGTTGGGGAATGCCCCTGGCCACCAGATGGGACCAGGATGGCACCAATACCCCTCCAGTTGGATGAGGTCCAGGCTCCATCCTGGTGTCAAGACCCTTGTCTGGCACtgagg GTGCTGAAGAGCCAAGGGTGGGAGAAGAAGCAGGCAGCGGCCGAGGTGCTCAGGACAAGTCAGATGCATCAGCCCAGTGCCAAG GACTGGGTCTCCACAGGAAATACAGCACTGGGCGAGCAGCCTGGGACCCAAACGCCTCTGACCAGTGCCAGCCTGGAGCCAGCAAGTCAGGAGCGTGGGGACAGGCACACACCCCACGCCTGGGTGGCTGACATGTGGGCACGGAGCGTCACTTTACATGGTGGGAAAAAGCTTCGCTCGGGCTGGAAGAGGCCTCAGTCCTTCATTTAA
- the LOC138682403 gene encoding coiled-coil domain-containing protein 88B-like has product MTRGDTAGSQRQPCPSLEVQYALAKAQRQRLRAQHCLLLQREPGDGAVPGQEASREWDAARWQKEVAMLGLSLEAARREREAAEWDLEALLQSHRQELQACRQHLLQVLQDQQRLAEEQREALDHRHRVLLQEVLWDAVELAAHNQQLRDTRWLGSADAATQTP; this is encoded by the exons ATGACCAGGGGTGACACA GCAGGGAGCCAGCGCCAGCCATGCCCATCCCTGGAGGTCCAGTACGCCCTGGCCAAGGCGCAGAGGCAGCGGCTGCGAGCTCAGCACTGCCTGCTCCTCCAGCGAGAGCCTGGGGATGGGGCAGTGCCAGGCCAGGAGGCGAGCAGAGAG tgggatgcaGCTCGCTGGCAAAAGGAGGTGGCCATGCTGGGCCTGAGCCTGGAGGCAGCACGGAGGGAGCGGGAGGCAGCTGAGTGGGACCTGGAGGCCTTGCTGCAGAGCCACCGGCAGGAGCTGCAGGCCTGCAGACAGCACCTGCTGCAG GTGCTTCAGGACCAGCAGCGCctggcagaggagcagagggaagcCCTGGACCATAGGCACcgggtgctgctgcaggaggtgcTCTGGGACGCCGTGGAGCTTGCCGCACACAATCAGCAGTTGCGGGACACCAGATGGCTGGGCTCGGCTGATGCCGCCACACAGACACCCTGA